The Limnospira fusiformis SAG 85.79 genomic interval TCAAGGCTTTTGCCCAAGAGCATGGCCACAAAACCTCCGCTCAAATGGCTGAACTTTGGGATGACGACATCTCTCCTCGCACCATATCCAGAGCCTTGAAGAAAATTGGCTTCACCAGAAAAAAAACTTACGGCTACCAAGAACGTTGGAAGCAACAGCGAGAGGAGTTTATGGCTCAGATTGAACATATGGAGCCGGAAGAAGTGGTCTACCTCGATGAAGCCGGCATGAATAGTCAGGACTCGGATTACCCTTATGGTTACTGCGAGGAAGGAAAACGCTTCCATGCCCTCAAATCAGGGAAGAGGCAGGGCAGGGTGAGCTATATAGCCGCATGGTGTCATCAACAACTCTTAGCCCCCTTTACCTTTGAGGGTTGTTGTAATCGGACAGTGTTTGAGTTGTGGTTGGAGTTCATCTTAATTCCAACACTGAAGCCAGGTCAGACTCTAGTGCTAGACAATGCAACGTTTCATAAAGGGGGACGGATTCCTGAGCTAGTGGAGGCGGCTCAATGCCGTTTGCTCTATCTACCACCTTATTCGCCAGACCTCAACAAGATAGAGAAATGTTGGTCGTGGTTGAAAGCCCGCATTCGCCATTGTATTGAGCAGTTTGATTCTCTCCATGATGCCATGGATTCCGTTCTCCAAGCTGCGTCCTAACCACCTTGACTAATACTATACATCAGGAGCCGTGTGCTGGGAAACTCGCAAGCACGGTTTTGAATTGGAGTTGGGGAAGGCGACTTCCCTTTCGACCATAACTGCTTATTGATTAACCCGTCAATAATTAAGATTTGTTGCTAAGGGATATGCGCTAATTATCCTGTGTGTTAAGACTTAATGAAGTGTATTTTGTGCGCAACGATACCACTATCGGGTTGAGCGATATCACGCGATAGTAGTCAGGATAAGGGTTTACAGTAAACGGGTGTGGTAGGACTCGAACCTACGACAAACGGCTTAGAAGGCCGCTACTCTATCCAGCTGAGTTACACACCCAG includes:
- a CDS encoding IS630 family transposase translates to MPAPYSYDLRQKVIDAIELDGMPKTEASQVFHVSRNTINLWLQRKAQTGDFLPKPNHPPGNNHKITDWHKFKAFAQEHGHKTSAQMAELWDDDISPRTISRALKKIGFTRKKTYGYQERWKQQREEFMAQIEHMEPEEVVYLDEAGMNSQDSDYPYGYCEEGKRFHALKSGKRQGRVSYIAAWCHQQLLAPFTFEGCCNRTVFELWLEFILIPTLKPGQTLVLDNATFHKGGRIPELVEAAQCRLLYLPPYSPDLNKIEKCWSWLKARIRHCIEQFDSLHDAMDSVLQAAS